The genomic stretch ATAGCCTACATATCGAGGCTTAATTCACTTCAGGAGGAACAATGCGAGCGTTGATCACCGGCATCACAGGGCAGGACGGGTCCTACATGGCCGAGCTGCTGCTGGACAAGGGGTATGAGGTGTACGGCCTAGTGCGGCGGAGCAGCGTTGAGAAGTTCGACCGGATCGGGCCGATGGTTGAGCGGCTGCAACTGGTGGAGGGCGATCTCACGGACCAGTCGTCGCTCGACAACCTGGTGCGGGAAATCCAGCCGGACGAGGTCTACAACCTGGCCGCGCAGAGTTTCGTTCCGACGTCGTGGACGCAGCCGGTGCTGACCGGCGACGTCACGGGCCTCGGCGTGCTGCGGATGCTCGAGGCGCTGCACAAGCATTGCCCAAAGGCGAAATTTCTGCAAGCGTCGAGCTCGGAGATGTTCGGCAAGGTCCACGAAACGCCGCAAACAGAAAGAACGCGATTCTATCCGCGCAGCCCGTACGGCGCGGCAAAAGTCTTCGGCCACCAGATCACCATCAATTACCGCGAAAGTTATGGGATGTTCGCCTGCGCCAGCATCTGCTTCAACCATGAATCGCCCCGTCGCGGCCTGGAGTTCGTCACGCGCAAGGTCACCTATCAGGTAGCGCGCATCAAGTGCGGGCTGGCGCGGCGGC from Terriglobia bacterium encodes the following:
- a CDS encoding GDP-mannose 4,6-dehydratase, whose amino-acid sequence is MRALITGITGQDGSYMAELLLDKGYEVYGLVRRSSVEKFDRIGPMVERLQLVEGDLTDQSSLDNLVREIQPDEVYNLAAQSFVPTSWTQPVLTGDVTGLGVLRMLEALHKHCPKAKFLQASSSEMFGKVHETPQTERTRFYPRSPYGAAKVFGHQITINYRESYGMFACASICFNHESPRRGLEFVTRKVTYQVARIKCGLARRLRMGNMDAQRDWGFAGDYVQAMWLTLQQPEPCDFVIATGETHSVQELVEIAFSTAGLDWQEYVEIDPKFLRPAEVDHLCGNAALAREKLGWEPQVGFEELIRMMVESDLQLVRSQAPSTAASVV